The proteins below come from a single Triticum aestivum cultivar Chinese Spring chromosome 5D, IWGSC CS RefSeq v2.1, whole genome shotgun sequence genomic window:
- the LOC123120465 gene encoding phosphoglycerate mutase-like protein 4 → MAGRARAATSPPASPPPGKQFAEVVVVRHGETSWNATRTIQGQMDPELNDTGRRQALVVARRLSREAKPAAVYSSDLKRAAETAQTIATACGLSSLVLDPALRERHMGDLHGLAFDDAVRRNPEIFSSYSRTQEIPGGGESLDQLSKRCVSYLNTVAEKHKGERVIVVTHGASTEELCIHADPTSPVRGKLYNTSICVFRIGGGEWILEKAGDVGHLDQGEFLEDAFGGDGVSA, encoded by the exons ATGGCCGGTCGAGCACGAGCAGCAACGTCACCTCCTGCTTCGCCACCGCCGGGCAAGCAGTtcgcggaggtggtggtggtgcgacACGGCGAGACGTCGTGGAACGCCACCCGCACCATCCAG GGGCAGATGGATCCGGAGCTGAACGATACCGGCAGACGACAGGCTCTCGTG GTTGCCCGCCGGCTGTCGAGGGAAGCCAAGCCAGCTGCCGTCTACTCCTCAGACCTCAAGCGCGCCGCCGAGACCGCGCAAACCATAGCTACAGCCTGCGGCCTATCCTCT CTGGTGCTGGATCCAGCGCTGAGGGAGAGGCACATGGGAGATCTCCACGGCTTGGCGTTTGACGACGCCGTCAGAAGGAACCCTGAGATCTTCTCTTCTTACTCGAGGACCCAAGAAATACCC GGTGGTGGGGAGAGCCTCGATCAGCTATCCAAGAGGTGTGTCTCGTACCTGAACACGGTGGCTGAGAAGCACAAGG GGGAGCGGGTGATCGTGGTTACCCATGGCGCGAGCACGGAGGAGCTGTGCATACACGCCGACCCGACCAGCCCGGTGCGCGGGAAGCTCTACAACACTTCGATCTGCGTCTTCCGTATCGGCGGCGGTGAATGGATCCTCGAGAAGGCCGGCGACGTCGGCCATCTCGATCAAGGTGAATTCCTTGAGGACGCATTTGGCGGCGATGGCGTATCTGCGTGA